The Bos indicus x Bos taurus breed Angus x Brahman F1 hybrid chromosome 3, Bos_hybrid_MaternalHap_v2.0, whole genome shotgun sequence genome includes a window with the following:
- the BCAS2 gene encoding pre-mRNA-splicing factor SPF27, with protein MAGTGLVAGEVVVDALPYFDQGYEAPGVREAAAALVEEETRRYRPTKNYLSYLTAPDYSAFETDIMRNEFERLAARQPIELLSMKRYELPAPSSGQKNDITAWQECVNNSMAQLEHQAVRIENLELMSQHGCNAWKVYNENLVHMIEHAQKELQKLRKHIQDLNWQRKNMQLTAGSKLREMESTWVSLVSKNYEIERTIVQLENELFQMKQQHGEANKENIRQDF; from the exons ATGGCGGGTACTGGTTTGGTAGCTGGGGAGGTTGTGGTGGATGCGCTGCCGTATTTTGATCAGGGTTATGAAGCGCCTGGTGTTCGCGAAGCG GCTGCGGCGTTGGTGGAAGAGGAAACTCGCAGATACCGACCTACGAAGAACTATCTAAGCTACCTGACGGCCCCGGATTATTCTGCTTTTGAG ACAGACATAATGAGAAATGAATTTGAAAGATTGGCTGCTCGACAACCAATTGAATTGCTCAGTATGAAACG ATATGAACTTCCAGCCCCTTCCTCTGGTCAGAAAAATGACATCACTGCATGGCAAGAGTGCGTAAACAATTCTATGGCGCAGTTAGAGCATCAGGCAGTTCGAATTGAGAATCTGGAACTAATGTCTCAGCATGGATGCAATGCCTGGAAAGTGTATAATGA aaatctAGTTCATATGATTGAGCACGCCCAGAAAGAGCTTCAGAAGTTAAg gaaacatATTCAAGACTTAAACTGGCAACGAAAGAACATGCAACTCACAGCTGGATCTAAATTAAGAGAAATGGAGTCAAC ctGGGTATCCCTGGTCAGTAAGAATTATGAGATTGAAAGGACTATTGTACAATTAGAAAATGAGCTCTTTCAAATGAAGCAGCAACACGGAGaggcaaacaaagaaaacatacGGCAAGACTTCTGA